ATTCCCGTTACATCTTTATAGGTCTAAATGAGGGATAGCTAGAATAAATATGAAGTAATATGATACTGTTGAATATTTGGAAGCCCTACTCCTCTTTTTGTTCACAAGTTTACAACAGATTTTCAAATTACTAATAAAAGTTTTGTGTAAAGCAACAATTATTGTTGCATACTCAAAAAATATCAAGGTTAAAAATTTAAGTGTGTCCATACAGGTGGATTGCAGTTTTATTAAGTGCAATTTCTAAAAGTAATCTAAAGTGTTAGGTGGCTGGCCTTTCACTTAGACAAGCTGGCCTTTTACTTATCTCTGTGGTGTTCCCACAGACAAGCTGGAGGGGGAGAGGAAGGTCTGGGCttttctgcttaggctgctgcccccgtgaccctgCCCCAGATGAGCTGATccaagatggatggatggataaagtGTGCTTTATGTcaacttaaaataaatgaaacaaatacATACTTTTTACTATGTACACAGCATGTTTTCTGTACATAGTAAATTGCTAGCAAATGCATAAttataaaatggtaaatggtctgtatttatatagcgctttactagtccctaaggaccccaaagcgctttacatatccagtcatccacccattcacacacacattcacacactaaaAAAGTAATATAGTGAACTTTAATTATTACTGCTACTATTAATGAAAGCCTTTATATTGATTGTAGACATCAAGATGATAAAAAGCTACACTTAAATGCTATGCTCAGAAAtatcaaagttttaaaaaaaaaaacaacctgttttCTGCATTCTTGTGGTGTAACCCCTCCCCCCATGTCGCTAGCCTCCACCTTTTTAACAAGAAGGCACAGATCAAGTCTGACAGAAGCAACAATCACACACAGGATAATCATTTATCTTGTTTGGTCATAGTTCTACATCTTATAAACacattgggtttgtttgacaacCACAAATatcacattcattttattctgtTACATTAGAAATATAAAATCtaaatgtgtatgtgtggataATCTCATAACGTAATGTTAAATATTTAGTCACAATTCTTCAGTGCAATGGATAAATTATTTTCCATTGCACTGAAGCAAGGCTGTTGCTGTTATATTAGCCTTTCAAAAACCATCCAATAATCTATTGGAAAAACCACCTTTGGTACACAAAAGTATACAGGATCTTAAAAACATTGTCCACAAGAATAAAAGCTGCAGTCTGACATGTGCTATAAATACTTAAGCAGCTGGCAGTGCCTCACCTGCTCTCTGGTGTCACCGTGAGGCTGGCGAGCTAAAATGTAATGCTGCTCTTACTTCCTTTCAACACTCTGGATAATGCAAAGACACAGGAACCTACAGACTGCATTTTGGTTTAATCCTTTATTAGATGTTAAGAAAATccacaatgaaacaaaataatttgcTCAGGGTGAACATGAAATAAGAACACAGCTACTCAGGACACATAGGGTTCAGGAACATAGAGAAGAGGGAGGGCAAAGGAGCATCATCTATTTGGGAATGAACAGACGAGGAAAACTTGGGTTTTCTGTGCTGGATATGCTCTTCAGACCACAGCGCAGTTGAAAGTTTGCTTGTAAGAAGTCTCTCCAAACACATAAACCCTCTCTGAATGCGTTTACTCGtcaaatgttttgtttcaaaCACAGCCTATCAAAATGGAAGAGTTAAATACAGAACTCCCAAGTAAGTGTCTTTTGTGATTTCTTGCACACATTCACTGACagtttcacacacacagtcataacATTCTTTCAATCACTTTAACCTcgcaagtttatttttttttacccataaTAATCCAACTAAAAAAGATGGAGTGTGATGTTTGCATGCTGTATTTTTAGAGACATTCcataagtttgttttttttctgtctcatgTGTTCCTCACTCAAAAGCGATCCACATGCAAAAGTAACTAAATGACATTTCTCCATATTCTCTTCAATGTTTCCATGCGCCAAGGTATTGCATAGGACTCGGGGCTCGTGGGACTCCCTTCCACATTGCTTATGCAATTTACAATGGCTtagttcttttttcccccctcctaaAACTACAGCTCTAAATTAATGAAAGTCACCTCTGCTATTTGGAAAGAACTCCTGTCAATAACTTGTTcaacaatcaaagaaaatgttttacattGATGCATCAATGCACTGCCACAGGTCTGAGTGTAGACTATGCAGTATGCTTATATTAAAAAATTCCTGAGTGTCTCAAAGAAAGGTGACAAAAACCCTGAAGTTGAGTACCTTCCATTCAGCTACTTGGgggcccttttttaaaaatcaagcgGCATTGGACTAAAACTTTGGACCTTCAAATCTTAATTTTCTACAGAGCCATGTCAAAGCCATgcccaaaataaaaacacctttACCTGTGACAGTGCATTACAGTGTACACTGCTGACATGTACCCATGACAGAGGGATGATTTTGGTAATCTGTGCTTCAGTTTGGGGTATGgtgtgaccaaaaaaaaaaaaaaaaaaaaattaagtctgaaaataaaaaaagaatatatacacacactgcTACTATCCTCAAAtgagaaaataataaaagatcAGACAGAAAAACACCTTTTAGGAAACATGCTTATCTGCAAATAGTTTGGGGTTTCAAATGCAAAGGTCACACATTGAGGCATGTGTGCCACGTCAAATTGGTAGCCAATTTGGTCAGGGTTTTAGTTCAAGCTAGGCCATATTAATGAAGGTGAAGCTCAACATAgacatatatttaaaaacaaacaaacaaacaaacaaaacaaaagaaaaaaaaacaaaaaacaaaaaaacaaccactcACTCTGAACCAGTGCTTTCACAAGTTCtatgccaacacacacacacacagtgacattacTTAATGTCATTTCAACATGATatagtaaacacaaaaaaaataaaataaaaaataaaacccataTGGAGAACAAAAAGCATTTGTACCTTAGTGTAGTTACGCCTGTTTTTGGTTTGAACATTTGCTCCACCACTTACACTGCTATTAATCTGTTTAGCTACAGCAGGGAGAACCAGTTTTGGCCTTTCCAAGGATGGACAGAAAATGAAGACTTACTACCTGCAAGTATTTCTCCTTCTGCTGTTACAGGTGAACTACTGGTAGgcttcattaaaataaaatccagCCAAATTAACCAGGAAGGGCAAGTTTTCTATTAATTTCTTATAGGTTATCTGAGGGACAACAAACAAAATTTGTATAATCTGTAAATCAAGAGTCATATAATAAAACTGCAACTTCAAAATATTTGTGAACGTATTTATAGCACCAATAGTCTGTACCATTGAAATTACAAAAGAAACAAGAGACCTCTCCCCccccgcccacacacacacacacactctcacacaccacacacaaccccccaccccaccccaaaaaaccaaccaaacaaacaaacaaacaaaaataaaaacccaacaacaacaaatatctCATTCAATTGCAATGCAGGTCTctggagagaaaaacaaaacaaaagaaaacaaagactgtAGTCATGTTTTATCATGATGGGTTATTACCCCAAATCAAACGTTGCCCCCCAGTGTCTTTTACAGCATTGCATTTTCAAGTAGATTATTAGTATTTTTTGCCAAACAAAAAACTCATTTGAtttccttatttttatttatttgtttaatatttttgcGCCTCACAAACCACGCTATATCTACTGCTAGATTCTAAAAGGACTATCAccattccaaaaaaaaaaaaagaaagaaagaaattttcACACATGGGGAACAGATTCAGAATGAAGCTGCACACATTCTCTACTTCACATTCAGAAAGTCATCCAAACAAactatttaaacttttaaactgaACTCTTAAAAGTCTTATGATGtcattcaaagaaaaaaaaatgttgtatcGTCTTTCTGAACACACTTTTGTAAGTAGAGGATGTGATAGCAGTCGTTTCGCACAACTACAAAGGAGGAGTGAGGCTGGACAAACATAccgaacaaccattcaaacaccaccAACTATCAGAGACCTAGTTCAAAAGCAAAAATGGTGGGAACAAAACTGACAACAATAGAACAAAAGATTGTCCCTCCTGGTAACTGTGAGATTTGAAAAAGGACCAGTTTACAAAAGAATCAACCCAAacaaattctaaaaaaaaaaaaaaaaaaaaaaaaaaaaaaatgcctaaaAATGCACATCCGCACATGGCATCACTCAAAGACagaacatatttttttaattttcctatTTTTGTTGATCCGATTGTTGATTacacaaggtttttttttttttcctttttttttttccttttttaaagttaGAAATGAAAACCAACAGGGTTTATGCGTTGTGGGATTTGGAGGGGCgtctcaggaaaaaaatgagCCTACATTAGGTTTTCCAGCTCTGAGATGACCCTGAATCTTTGCTGGTAGAGGTCCAGTCACaaaaggagaggaagaaaggTTTCCTCTCTGCAACAGGTAGAATATTCAAATGTTGCTGCTCCCTGGAgaaggacagaaagaaaaaatggtTAGATTCTTAACTAGAACTAGAGTAGACTAATGCTACAAGCACAATGTCTCTAGATACCAGAGTAGCAAAATTGTAAAAGAAACAACTACAGTAAAGCAGACAGTTCAATAAATTATATGTTCTGAGAAAAACCTAATTCCAATAATCTCCCAAAAATAAAATTGCCTTTACAAGATTTCCAAAAAACTGTTGTCTCGAAgtcaaggtcactgagattcaaacttgTCCATGTAGCCTCGTTCTCAAATTATACACAAACTTAGAGGCCCACGCTGCCCACCCAGCCAACGGGGTGATGACTATACCCCATCAGACTTTTACAGCTGAGAGGTAaaaagtttttttcatgtgttctATACAATAATGGCATGAATAAGATAAGGATCAAATGTTTTCCGAGTTTTACCTGTGCACTGAGATCCAGGGAAGAGGGGGGAACAAGTTGTGTTCTGCCACCAGCACTCATCTTGCTGGTTCCCAGTTCCTTCCTGTTCACCTGTATTTAACAGAGAGAACTAAATAAGACAAATGCACAGTTAGTTTTGTTAAAATCAGTATTCATCCAACAGACTGATTTCACAGCAAATGACAAAACACTGTGTAGAAATTGACAATCTTCAGAAATCATTTGAATAAAGACTTACCTCTGACACATCTCCAATAAAGTCGTAAGCAATCCCATACTTGGGAATGTGACCAGTTGGTGAACATAAGCAGAACCGCTTTTCTCCTGAAGATTCCTCTTTTTGAATCTTGGTGACTGAAGTGTCCGTCTGTCCACCTGCACTGgtaacagctgctgctgttttgcAGTCTAAGCAAATCTCTTGCTCAGCGATTGGCAGGAGGGTACTGGAGCCCTCCTGTGAATCCAGAGAGGTCTGAGCACTCTTCTCCATGCCAGACTTCTTTAATCTGGGTAAGAATTTACCAGATTCCAGTTCTGACTTCCCGTAATAAGGGCCCTCGCACTCTGCGTCCTCCTCCAAAGGTTTCAGGTCTGCCTGAGGATCATCGAAGACGTCGACTGGCGCTAGGACGGGAAAACTCGTCTCCTCTTTGTCAGACTCAGCCTCAGAATCACTCGCTCCACCAGGAGACAACTCAGAGGCAGATATTGGTCGGAAATGGGTCCTGGGGGAAATACGAATGGCCCTGTACTGTGTCCGATTGATGCCATATATTCGAGGGTGAAAAGCTTCATTCTCAGAGTCTGAGCAAAGAATAGATTTTGGCTTGAACCCTGGACTGAATGACGCCATATCCTCAGGCTCAAAGGAACACTCAACATGAAGGACTTGAGAAAAGGGATTGTTCAGGTTGAAGGATGCAAATGGGTATTCCAAACCTTGATCCTCACTATGCAGGCCTCCATAAGATCCAAGCAAATCTTCATGGAAGATGAAAGAAAATCCCTTATTCAATCCATCGCCGCCTCCTCTAATGGCCTGGTCACTCTGCCCAAAGGACACCAGGGGCCTCCACAGGGGCCTGTGCCCAGGTGCAAAGCAGCTGCTCGTGTTCATGAACACATCAGTGCCAGTGATGGTGAGCATATCTGAGCCTGAAGCagatgcagctgcagcagcgcACTGCAGCAGGTTACCTTGGGCGTTACTTGGCGGCACAACAGCCCAATTCTTATCACCGCTTAGTGTCTTCAACTCTCCATATACCCCTCCTAGGATGAACGACGTGCTCTCCTTGTCAGAGTTCAAGTCCCAGGGCTTGGACGGAGTCATGTAATCCCCAGCACCATCTACCTTGGAGAGTTTGTTTTTGGCCAAGTCCTGTTCTTCTTTCTTGCCTTCCCATAGGTGATATTCTGACCGCTGCACTGCTTTTTTCTGAGGTCCCTGAATTGGAGCTCCTTTCGCCTGCACCTCCAGACAGCTGCAGCAGTAACCACCTGACTCCTCTGAGAAGAGGCCCTCGCTTGATTTTTCTGCTCTTTGACGTGACGTTACAGATTTGCCGTTTCCAATTGCAGTCCAAATGTCTTTTATTATCCCTGAGGTGTAGTTGTCACTCTGTTGGTTTGTGTTGTCTGAAAACATGCCAGTGCTATACTGTTTACTCTCGTCCTCTTCCAAAGCTATACCACAAATGGACTCCAATTTAGATTTTTTGGTGAAGGTCTGATTGGACGCTGTGCTAACACTGACCTCCTCACACTTGCAGCCAGAGTCTTCTTGCAAAAAATCCAAGATTTCATCCTCGAGATATGTACTGGTCAGAGGAGGTATTATACAGTTAATCTCTTCACTGCCAATGTGAGCAACATCTTCTGCTGGAACATTTCCTTGCTCATTGTCAGAACGAGTCTCCTCCGAATGAGACCACGGACTGCACGTTCGCGTTGATAGGTTGGAACAGTGTTCAGTTTCGTCAAAGGCACTATTTTTGGTCCATATTAGCAAACGAGACTGTTTATTAGAATGTGGGTCGAGACAGCTACTAGAATCGGTGTTGTTTTCGTGACCAACGGTGAGGGAGTCGCCAGGAAAAGGAAAAGTAGGACTGTCGTACTGCAGCTCGAAAAGAGAGAAGCAGGATGGTTCACTGGTGGCTTCAGGAACGGGGCACTCCTCCAGATGTCCTGACAGTTTGCTCAGTGTGAATGAAACACTATcaaggagaggagagagacgGATGGGAGAGTCTCCTATGAAGCTTTCTCCATCTATATCCTCTGAAGTAGATGGTGAATAACATCCCCAAACTTGCGCCATGTTTTCAAGATCCTCCATTAAATATCCAACAGATCCTGAAGCTTCCTGCATTGCACTTTTCCCTTGCTGCTCAAGGCCATCTAACACTAAACAACATTCTGCCTCAACGTCTCTTTGCTCTTTGCTTTTCTGTCGAATCATGCTTAAGATCCGACTCTCTTGTATTGAATCTGAGGCACTAGTATCCAATATGGATTGATAAATATCTACTTCATAGAAGTGAGTGAATTCAGACAGATGCTTGTCATCTAAATCTCTACTATCCTCTGGCTGAGGGCAGCTCGAGGTCCCAGTGAGTTCAGCAGCTTCATCGTCTGCTTCGCCAGGCCCTTCTACAAAGTGCCCATCCACAAATGAGCCTGCTGCTAGGTATGCTCTCTGGTACTCATTGGCGATGTAGATTCCCTGGATTCTCTCCGGCAGCCTCTCCATGTTGGTTGACAAGGAAAAGCCACCGGGAGAATCTACCTTGCTTCGATATTTTGTTTCCAGCTtgctttctctgctgctgaaaggTATGAAATACTCTGTTATGGGCTCAGTGTACCAAAGTGGCTCCTCCATGTATTCTTTTCTGTTCCTGGCCTCAATTCCGGACTCTTTTGCTTCCACCCAGCCTGGATCTTTACGAATCTCTTTCAGCGGTCTCTTCCCCTTTTTGTAAGGCTGTGGTTGCTTGGCAGTGCCACCGGTGGTGCCACTACTGCTCCCTCCTGTGTTTCTTCGCTCTTCTTTATCAAGAACCTTCACCTGCAGCTTCACTTGCCCACTGTTGCGTGTTCTCCTATTCTTTGCAGCCTCCCTGGACTTGTGCCTTATTCTAACTGCCTTGCTTCTTGATGACTTTGAGTCACCCTGGTTCCCACTTGAGCTCGAGCCTGCCTCACTAGAGCCAGAAGACCAAGATCTTGGTCGGTATTTGCCCTCAGATCTGTGTCTCATCTGTCTCTTAGAGTGGACAGTAGGTTTCTCCTCTGCTGTTGCACCACCGTGatatctgttttctttctccttcttgCCTCGTCGTTGCTGGCCTCTCTCACTGGTTACAGTAGTGATGGTACCACACGCCTCTAGGTTTCGCTCCTTTGCAGCCTCGCCTTCACTGTTGCAATCTTTGGGGGAAGAGGTGTCTGTGCTAGTTTGTGGGGCTGCAGAGGATGAGGAACTTGAATACGTACAGGCCTTAGCCTTGTTCCACACTGTCATAATCTCCTGGAGACAAACAGATTTCTCTGACAAAGGAGGAAAGGCTTCATAATACCTGCAGGTATAAGAGATGGGGAAATGGGAGTTACAtgcaatttaattcaattacaACTGTAAAAGGTCACCTTTATTTTTTAGTAAAACGAACACTTAGGATGAAAACGTCCACATTATATAGCTTACATTTCCACCTGGTCCTTTGAAGAGGGGGACTCAACACGTTCTGGAGACTGAGAGCCTTCAGATTTCCTTCGAATCTGTTTTTCCTCtgcacaaaacattaaacaccaAAACATCACTTTAGAACAATCACTCAatgttttcacatgtttttaaatgaaaggacTAAAGATTTGATAACACAGAATATCAAacctttctgtttgttttggatCTCCTTCAGTTTGGAGCAAAGCTCTTCAACGAGGCTTTCAATTCCGGAGTTCTGCACAggttaaaaaagacaaaaagattaGAGTTGCATATTTTTATGCTGTACTTAATTCCCACAACTACCCAACTTTGGACAGCAAATCTCAACAGGGAAATTTACCAAGAC
The sequence above is a segment of the Oreochromis aureus strain Israel breed Guangdong linkage group 3, ZZ_aureus, whole genome shotgun sequence genome. Coding sequences within it:
- the kiaa0232 gene encoding uncharacterized protein KIAA0232 homolog isoform X1; protein product: MRPVSTDSDGPAPPENLSCPYPLVGPLPASKMSLLHSLGPVQSWLGQELEKCGIDAMIYTRYVLSLLLHDSYDYDLQDQENDIFLGWEKGTGKKWGKSKKKGGTDLSLEEMKKQAAVQCLRSASDENSGIESLVEELCSKLKEIQNKQKEEKQIRRKSEGSQSPERVESPSSKDQVEMYYEAFPPLSEKSVCLQEIMTVWNKAKACTYSSSSSSAAPQTSTDTSSPKDCNSEGEAAKERNLEACGTITTVTSERGQQRRGKKEKENRYHGGATAEEKPTVHSKRQMRHRSEGKYRPRSWSSGSSEAGSSSSGNQGDSKSSRSKAVRIRHKSREAAKNRRTRNSGQVKLQVKVLDKEERRNTGGSSSGTTGGTAKQPQPYKKGKRPLKEIRKDPGWVEAKESGIEARNRKEYMEEPLWYTEPITEYFIPFSSRESKLETKYRSKVDSPGGFSLSTNMERLPERIQGIYIANEYQRAYLAAGSFVDGHFVEGPGEADDEAAELTGTSSCPQPEDSRDLDDKHLSEFTHFYEVDIYQSILDTSASDSIQESRILSMIRQKSKEQRDVEAECCLVLDGLEQQGKSAMQEASGSVGYLMEDLENMAQVWGCYSPSTSEDIDGESFIGDSPIRLSPLLDSVSFTLSKLSGHLEECPVPEATSEPSCFSLFELQYDSPTFPFPGDSLTVGHENNTDSSSCLDPHSNKQSRLLIWTKNSAFDETEHCSNLSTRTCSPWSHSEETRSDNEQGNVPAEDVAHIGSEEINCIIPPLTSTYLEDEILDFLQEDSGCKCEEVSVSTASNQTFTKKSKLESICGIALEEDESKQYSTGMFSDNTNQQSDNYTSGIIKDIWTAIGNGKSVTSRQRAEKSSEGLFSEESGGYCCSCLEVQAKGAPIQGPQKKAVQRSEYHLWEGKKEEQDLAKNKLSKVDGAGDYMTPSKPWDLNSDKESTSFILGGVYGELKTLSGDKNWAVVPPSNAQGNLLQCAAAAASASGSDMLTITGTDVFMNTSSCFAPGHRPLWRPLVSFGQSDQAIRGGGDGLNKGFSFIFHEDLLGSYGGLHSEDQGLEYPFASFNLNNPFSQVLHVECSFEPEDMASFSPGFKPKSILCSDSENEAFHPRIYGINRTQYRAIRISPRTHFRPISASELSPGGASDSEAESDKEETSFPVLAPVDVFDDPQADLKPLEEDAECEGPYYGKSELESGKFLPRLKKSGMEKSAQTSLDSQEGSSTLLPIAEQEICLDCKTAAAVTSAGGQTDTSVTKIQKEESSGEKRFCLCSPTGHIPKYGIAYDFIGDVSEVNRKELGTSKMSAGGRTQLVPPSSLDLSAQGAATFEYSTCCREETFLPLLL
- the kiaa0232 gene encoding uncharacterized protein KIAA0232 homolog isoform X2 — translated: MRPVSTDSDGPAPPENLSCPYPLVGPLPASKMSLLHSLGPVQSWLGQELEKCGIDAMIYTRYVLSLLLHDSYDYDLQDQENDIFLGWEKGTGKKWGKSKKKGGTDLSLEEMKKQAAVQCLRSASDENSGIESLVEELCSKLKEIQNKQKEEKQIRRKSEGSQSPERVESPSSKDQVEMYYEAFPPLSEKSVCLQEIMTVWNKAKACTYSSSSSSAAPQTSTDTSSPKDCNSEGEAAKERNLEACGTITTVTSERGQQRRGKKEKENRYHGGATAEEKPTVHSKRQMRHRSEGKYRPRSWSSGSSEAGSSSSGNQGDSKSSRSKAVRIRHKSREAAKNRRTRNSGQVKLQVKVLDKEERRNTGGSSSGTTGGTAKQPQPYKKGKRPLKEIRKDPGWVEAKESGIEARNRKEYMEEPLWYTEPITEYFIPFSSRESKLETKYRSKVDSPGGFSLSTNMERLPERIQGIYIANEYQRAYLAAGSFVDGHFVEGPGEADDEAAELTGTSSCPQPEDSRDLDDKHLSEFTHFYEVDIYQSILDTSASDSIQESRILSMIRQKSKEQRDVEAECCLVLDGLEQQGKSAMQEASGSVGYLMEDLENMAQVWGCYSPSTSEDIDGESFIGDSPIRLSPLLDSVSFTLSKLSGHLEECPVPEATSEPSCFSLFELQYDSPTFPFPGDSLTVGHENNTDSSSCLDPHSNKQSRLLIWTKNSAFDETEHCSNLSTRTCSPWSHSEETRSDNEQGNVPAEDVAHIGSEEINCIIPPLTSTYLEDEILDFLQEDSGCKCEEVSVSTASNQTFTKKSKLESICGIALEEDESKQYSTGMFSDNTNQQSDNYTSGIIKDIWTAIGNGKSVTSRQRAEKSSEGLFSEESGGYCCSCLEVQAKGAPIQGPQKKAVQRSEYHLWEGKKEEQDLAKNKLSKVDGAGDYMTPSKPWDLNSDKESTSFILGGVYGELKTLSGDKNWAVVPPSNAQGNLLQCAAAAASASGSDMLTITGTDVFMNTSSCFAPGHRPLWRPLVSFGQSDQAIRGGGDGLNKGFSFIFHEDLLGSYGGLHSEDQGLEYPFASFNLNNPFSQVLHVECSFEPEDMASFSPGFKPKSILCSDSENEAFHPRIYGINRTQYRAIRISPRTHFRPISASELSPGGASDSEAESDKEETSFPVLAPVDVFDDPQADLKPLEEDAECEGPYYGKSELESGKFLPRLKKSGMEKSAQTSLDSQEGSSTLLPIAEQEICLDCKTAAAVTSAGGQTDTSVTKIQKEESSGEKRFCLCSPTGHIPKYGIAYDFIGDVSEFSLLNTGEQEGTGNQQDECWWQNTTCSPLFPGSQCTGSSNI